The genome window TGAACACCGATGCCACTGTCGACCACCGCCGTTGATTTtattctttcttcttttcatgcTTATCAAACAACACATTGTATTGATTAATTCCATTCCcatatggtaaccaaacaagactatTGAATGATATCCATTTTCATTCTATCAATTTCGTTACTTTATACCAAACAAATTCACCTATTAGATTCCAATAAAATTCTTAATAGTTTGTATCGTATATTGATAGTAGATAGTTTGACACCCTTCCAGGGTGTCGTTTATAAAAAAAGGCTGTTGTGTTTAGGtataaaataaaagaataataggttttaataatcccaactattagtCATTTGCTGGCAACGATTCCAACTTCAAAaccttttcacatattgtaagCTAATAAACCTTTGCTAAAAGAACCTTATTTCTTTGTCCCCTTTTCCTTTTCTGTTAGCAAAAGTCGATTGGTTACAATACATGAAAAGGTGGGACCATCATCGGTTATTTTTGAATTTGAAACCGTTGCTGGCCAACGCCTAATTTGGGATTATTAATTTTTTCCCCAAAAAATAAAAGGTTAGTAACCGACAATAACCCAAAATTTAAAGGTCTTCATTAAACTTTAATGATGAACCAAAAATCGAAATCGGAATTAGGGCTCAAAGCTCAAAACACCTTCACCGTTCATCATCTCCGGCGACGACACGCTCTCCGATTTCCGGTATGCAATCTCTCTCCTGATCTCTACGTACTTTTCACGTGTTTGTGATTGTTAATTGCATGTGTTTATGCTTGTTAATTGTATCTACACACCATCAATTAGGTAAAATTTGCGTGTTAAATTTGTTCCAATATTCTTCGAGCAACAAGTTGATTGACTAAATTTCAATGTACTACACTGTTGTGTGAACGATTTTGTAACTCAAGTTCATACAACCTTCTGCTATTTGTTGTATTTAGTATTTACTGATTGTAGTTTGTTGTTTTTTTAACATAATGTTTAATAATCTGTACTGTTTTGATATTTATCTGTTTTAAGTTGTATCTATATACTATCATTAGGTGTATAAATGTGTTTTTAtcatttatatattatattatatggtATTAGCACTTGTCCTAGTTGAAGGCTTGGTTGATTGATTAGCATGTGATAAGATTGGTTGTCTTATGTTTTATCTCATCGGTAAGTTGTTCGAATAAAATTTAGATCTCGTTTTTCTATTGCTTTTTTGCGTGTAGTTGAAGTTCTTATTCATTGTTCGTTAGAAACTTTGCATTGTGCAAGGATTCCTTTCTtgttttctaaattttttttaatggATTAGGGTCATACTTATGTCTTACGATTCTCAGATTCTGTGTATCTTACCTTATATTGATTATGTTTCTTTCATCCAGTTTCTAGGATAATTTGGCATACGAGTGACAAAATGGTTCATTTGTTTCTTTCGGAACCTGACTGGGAttgggatggaggtgatgatcaACAAAGAATATCTCTTTTGAATGACCTAGAATCAATGATCCGCTTGTTGATTACATCTCAAAGTCGATCAGAGGCACGGCTTTGGCTTTGCAAAGATGTTTCCGGGATAAGTTCTCTGTCTCGCAGGCAAAAGTGTGAGCTGTTTTCAACTTTACTCAGAACCAGCTCACAGAAGAGAGACCTAGTGGCTCAAATTTTGCAGATGATTTTTGAGAAACAGCCGAGAAGAGCAGGGTCTATTCTAGCTAAAAAAAGCGACATGCTAGAGGATTTTTTCAGAGGTAAGTCAGTTAGTTTCTGCATTATTTTGTCTATTTGTTTGAAGGTTGGTTCCCCTTTAGATATTCAGGCTAGACCAGTAATTTTACTGATTCTTGTTTGATAGGATATAATTAATATCTTGTCTGCTTTCGCGAGCCACACGTCTCTCTGAATGACACTCACTTCAACCTAATTTATTAATGAAAACAAACCTAATAAACCATATCTCATCATCCCTTTTTATATACTTACCTGGTATTGAACATAGCTTTTTTTATCTAGTTTAGTCATAAAAATACTATCATTGCTTACTTCGGTCAGGTGAAAATATGAGTGTTACTTTTTTCACTAATCAACCCCAATAGCATGACTCTTTGCCACCTTTGTACAAAGTTTGTAACATTTTTCAATAATGTGTGTCAAAAATGATAAAAAGATTTGTATACTTTCCAGTGATAATTTATTTCATGAATAGATGCTTAGGGTTAGGACGACTTTAGACACATTCCACTCATttaacttgtttatttttaaGCTATATTATCATTTTAACCAGTTGACCCATTAGAGATAAAAATACAAGTCAACCCATTCAGAAGCAAATGGGTCGAAATCGACACCTTTAGGAGTTATCTTTTTTACTACGAACTTACTAAGTAGGTGTTGGGACTATGCAAATCTTGTAGCTTTTACTTCTTATTCGATTAAATATTTACTATTGGCGGTACATAAGGGTTACCAACACCAGTCTCATTGTTAATCATATAGGAAATACAAGGCGTATTTTGCTTTGGTTCTCAAATTTTTCTGGCACTAGTGATACAGAGCACAGAAAGGGTGCTAAAGCATTATCCCAATTTGCGTTTATGAATCGCGACATTTGTTGGGACGAACTCGAATGGAAAGGCAAACACGGACAATCACCCGCCATGGTTGCCACAAAGCCTCACTATTTTCTTGATCTTGATGTCGAACAAACAGTCGAGAATTTTCTCGAAAACGTGCCCGAATTTTGGTCATCTCATGAGTTTGCCGACACATTAAAAGACGGTGATATCTTGTTTCTGGACATGAAGTTCTTCGTAAACATGTTTTTGAGATTAATGTACAAAGAAGATATGGATGAGATATGGAAAATTGTTCACGAGTTTCTAACGGAAGAATCTTTCTCGTCGTTATGTTCACACCTTCTAATCGCACTTAACGAGAACGAACTGTGTGTTTTTCTAGATTTGCTTAAAAATGTTCTTGACCCAAATACCAAACCTAAAGATTCCGGTGACACGCGTCACTATCTGGAGGTCATACTTCCCAGATTCAACGGTTTAGATTCGAATTCGATCGATGAGTTTCTTTTGTTGAATACGGTTATAAATCGAGGGCGTCAGTTAGTACAGCTTTTACAAGAAGACGAACACCAGGAAGAAAAGACTCAAATCAAGGATATCGTGCAAAAGATTTGCACTTTACCAGAAAACCCTAATTGTTTAGTTCCATTAATTAAACGCTGCTTCACGAAAAAAAGCATAAATTCAATAAAATTACTCGGGTTGCAGTCTTGGGCTCTTCATTACTTCATGTCGGAGGGATATCGGGCTTCCGAAGAGTGGGAATCTTTATTTAACAGAAATGGAGTACGTTTTCGCCATGCTGGCAAGCATGAATTGTTGCATGATAAGATGTTAACAGATGAGAGTGACTCTGATTCAAGGAGAAAAAAGAAACGGAAACATAGAAAGAAAAGAAGGAGAACGAGGCGCAATGACGGCtatgatgatgattttgtggaTTTTGATTTTGAGTATAACAGGATGGATTTTCAATCTAAGGGCAGTTGTTGGTTGTTATCTACTGATGGATATTCTACTTCATGGAGCAGTGTAAGTTCATTGAGTTCGCATAGTTATTtatgcttcttcttcttcttattattattatcagtGCATATATAGACGGGTTGTGTAAGTTTGTAACGGGTTAAAACGGGTTTGGGATGAAACAAGTAATTTTTTAATGAGTTGAAATGGGCTGGGTAACGGTTAATAAATAACAAATGTGTTAGTTACTATTACTGTATATAACAAATGTCAAATGGATGAacattattactattactattactattacgtTACTTTACTTTACTATTATATATCTTACATTTTTCAAGTAGATGTACAGTATATTTTTTATTAGTTTactctttaattattatttttttaattttaattatattattttaaaaattattaaaattagTTTTATTTGTTATCCTATTGCGGGTGTCTCTTTCGGTTGTTATTCCAAGTGCCGGTACGTATCATCGGAACTAACTGATACCGACCGAACCCCGCTGCAGAGCGCGTGTAATCCCACTAGTTATGAATACAAAAACGATATTATTGGAATTATAATTCTAATCTTTGTGTGAATAAAGTTTGGTCGAGTTTAAACCTATTTGACCCCATTTGAGATGATAAACAAACCCATCTCcccattcataagtaaatggGTCGAAATTGGCACATGTAAGTTAAAGAGTTCCTAACATCACCTTTTCTAATCTCTCTGATCACTATGTAATTTTTCAGGCTGATTTACCAGAACACTTGTCAAAGCATTGTTTTTCTACTTGGATGAAGTGGGCTTTTTATAGATGGGGAGATTCAGCTTCATAATATCATAGTGGATTCATCATGTTGTTGTATTCAAGGTACATAATATTCTTTTAAACTTGCTTAAATTTAGGCTTGAGCTTGTTGAAGCTTGGATCGCTTTTGAGCTTTTAGCCAGCTGATCTCGAGAGTGGCTCGGCTCGCTTTCACCCCTAGACCTGCACATTTTGCCACCTCGATGTCAGTATAGAAATACTTTAATATTATTTTTCTCATAcatttattgtttgttattattaATTAACTTTGGATTCTTAAATTCTTTAGGGTTGATTAATCTTGAGCCTTGCTACAAATTGGTCAAATGAAGCTGCTACTTCCATGGGATAGATAACATGCAATCATCATCATGATGCCATTATGCGTGAGGAGGTCAAAATGTACGCCAAGGGGACAAAAACGGCATTTGATGGGATGCCGAGTATTCTGTTAGGTATGGAACTGAATCCCTGTGGATTCCTTTCGAGTTTCTTTAAACACAAGGAAATTTGGTATTCGCAAAGTGCCCTTATATTGCTATATTATACAAAGATGGATCAAAGACAATTTAAAAACAAAACGGAATTTTCTTTGATAACATATGTCCATCTTTTTAGAATTACTAATGTAAAGTTAAATCCGTTAGGGTTATCCCTTATCTCGATAAACTAGTATGATGCAacgcagtggcggaactagaagaaaacttcaggggtatcccaaaaccCTTTTAACTAGACCCGTCCTTAAACATTCGAGGGCCCCCTATGCGGTAGGGGTGTGAAtgggtcggtttggttcggtGTTTACTATTAAGGCATTAACCATAACTATAACCGCTAGTTTCAGTTACGAAGTTTccttaaccataaccataatcaaactatttttttttaaaaataaaattgtttaagtgtttaagatTTTTTATAATGAATCGTTTCTAAGATCTTTATCTTTAATTTTATATAACTGGAGTTTAAAAAT of Helianthus annuus cultivar XRQ/B chromosome 1, HanXRQr2.0-SUNRISE, whole genome shotgun sequence contains these proteins:
- the LOC110870628 gene encoding uncharacterized protein LOC110870628, coding for MVHLFLSEPDWDWDGGDDQQRISLLNDLESMIRLLITSQSRSEARLWLCKDVSGISSLSRRQKCELFSTLLRTSSQKRDLVAQILQMIFEKQPRRAGSILAKKSDMLEDFFRGNTRRILLWFSNFSGTSDTEHRKGAKALSQFAFMNRDICWDELEWKGKHGQSPAMVATKPHYFLDLDVEQTVENFLENVPEFWSSHEFADTLKDGDILFLDMKFFVNMFLRLMYKEDMDEIWKIVHEFLTEESFSSLCSHLLIALNENELCVFLDLLKNVLDPNTKPKDSGDTRHYLEVILPRFNGLDSNSIDEFLLLNTVINRGRQLVQLLQEDEHQEEKTQIKDIVQKICTLPENPNCLVPLIKRCFTKKSINSIKLLGLQSWALHYFMSEGYRASEEWESLFNRNGVRFRHAGKHELLHDKMLTDESDSDSRRKKKRKHRKKRRRTRRNDGYDDDFVDFDFEYNRMDFQSKGSCWLLSTDGYSTSWSSADLPEHLSKHCFSTWMKWAFYRWGDSAS